The following proteins come from a genomic window of Trifolium pratense cultivar HEN17-A07 linkage group LG4, ARS_RC_1.1, whole genome shotgun sequence:
- the LOC123923936 gene encoding 60S ribosomal protein L37a, translated as MTKRTKKAGIVGKYGTRYGASLRKQIKKMEVSQHSKFFCEFCGKYAVKRKAVGIWGCKDCGKVKAGGAYTLNTASAVTVRSTIRRLREQTES; from the exons ATG ACTAAGAGAACCAAGAAGGCTGGCATTGTTGGCAAATATG GTACCCGTTATGGTGCTAGTTTGCGTAAGCAGATTAAGAAGATGGAAGTTAGTCAGCACAGCAAATTTTTCTGTGAATTTTGTGGAAAG TATGCCGTGAAGAGAAAAGCTGTAGGAATATGGGGATGCAAGGATTGCGGTAAAGTGAAAGCAGGAGGAGCTTACACTTTGAA CACTGCAAGTGCCGTGACTGTTCGTAGCACCATCAGGAGGTTGAGGGAACAGACTGAAAGTTAA